A stretch of DNA from Arachis hypogaea cultivar Tifrunner chromosome 19, arahy.Tifrunner.gnm2.J5K5, whole genome shotgun sequence:
AATGAtgaaaaagtaaaattattttaataattattacctgtataattatttttaaaaaatcaattatctaataattaatttGTGTTCAAATATTTTAGttgaaaaatgattttaaaataatttattgcatttaaaatatttaaagagACTATTTTTAAgtgatataattataaaattaagcataaaataattattatattatttattatttaatactagAAATCAAGTTGttaaaattatttacaatttaataataatatttacttataactataaatttcaaaatattactttcacttattaattattttttaacttagaATTATTAATTTTGGATTACAATATGACCTGGAATTTTTACTCCAAAATGATTATTCttcaattataaatattttttaaaaaataataaaataagtctTATTTTGTAAGTTGGGAAAATAATAAGAGGaaatgaaaatgatgagatcCACACAGTTGTCAGTTAAGTTGGTAAAAGATAAGGGATGGATGGATGAATGAATGGGTAGATGGCATCATCATGTCAtataatacatacatacatgcatgcatatgatgatgattgatgagatGAGTCACGAGAGCAGAGATCAGAGAGCAGGACCCCCAACATAAATAAATACTCCTTCTCCTTCGTCGTTCATCCTTCCAAACAGAAACAAATTTGAGAATGAGACCTGAATCATGGAGTACTGCCACGTCAGCAACcgaagaagaggaggagagggAAAGTGAAAATGAAACTTGGACGGTGAGAAGGAGCAAGAGCTTCGGCGGAAGGAGTAAgagcaagaacaagaagaagaagagtcaggTGTTGTTGGAAGGCTACGTCGACGATCTTCCAAGAACCAAGAGCTTGACGGACGACGATCTCGATGAGCTTAAGGGATGTTTGGATCTCGGATTCGGTTTCAGCTACGACGAGATTCCTGAGCTCTGCAACACCTTGCCTGCACTCGAACTCTGCTATTCCATGTCGCAGAAGTTCACCGATCACTCCTCCTCCGACGCCGATTCCTCACCGGATTCCTTGTCCTCTTCCATCGCCAACTGGAGGATCTCCAGTCCTGGTTAGCACTCCCTCATTCCCTGTTTGATTTTTCCCAATCCTTCATTTTCAACTCGATTTAGGGTTTCTAATGCTCTCGATTTCACGCAGGTGACCATCCCGAAGACGTGAAAGCGAGGCTCAAGTTTTGGGCGCAAGCTGTTGCATGTACGGTTAAACTCTGCAGCTAAGCCGCACCGACGAATCTCAACGTGATTTGAGTGATGACGTGGCAGCAGAATGATGGAGAACCTGGAGATGAATTTTGGAAGTTATTGTTGttagtattaattaatattattatttaaacctGGAGATGGGGAATTCAACGTGTCAAGCTACTCTATCAATGATAGGTGGACCTAACTGCACGGAAAAGGGAAGAGGGAATAAGCAGAAGCAGAGGGTGGTTTCAGGTTTGAGAATACCCTCCACATCTGATTCCTGAACCTGGCTTCAGTTTAATCTTCTGGATCCTAATATTGTTAGTGTATTTGTATCATTCTTATAAGCAACTTTATCATTAGAATAAAACCCTTTTTGTTTCCGACCCTAGCTGCAGCTCTGAGGTGAGAGCTTCACCGAATGTTACTACTTTCATCACCTCTGCAAATCTGCTAGAGGTAACTAATCTAACTGCACACACATTTTTGACCTCTTCCAAACATAACCCTTCAGCTCTGGATAATTGTGCTAACTTGTGTGTgctgacatagatgattccattCTGCTCAAACTTGGAGGGAGTGGGTCAAGGGCAAGAATGTGAAGATGCTACCCCAAGAAATGTTTGCCTAACtcatttttttgttcttattaCTATGCTGTTGTCATTATAGGGTCATGAACTGTGATTCATCCTTGAATGAATTATCCAATCAATACGAATGCTTTTCCTCAAATTTGTCTATGTCATTAGAGGGCCCGTTTGGGATTGTTATCCCGGAGAACATTGAATCCTCTGACTAATAGAGCTTGGAAAGATTTATGTTTAATGTTTGGTTCCAGTTTTGTTTGCATCGTTGGTCTATAACCCTGTATTCTAGGTTATTTGAC
This window harbors:
- the LOC112775837 gene encoding uncharacterized protein, whose amino-acid sequence is MRPESWSTATSATEEEEERESENETWTVRRSKSFGGRSKSKNKKKKSQVLLEGYVDDLPRTKSLTDDDLDELKGCLDLGFGFSYDEIPELCNTLPALELCYSMSQKFTDHSSSDADSSPDSLSSSIANWRISSPGDHPEDVKARLKFWAQAVACTVKLCS